In a single window of the Litorilituus sediminis genome:
- a CDS encoding LysE/ArgO family amino acid transporter has protein sequence MSLLVMTKGFTLALSMIIPIGSQNSLLLNQGINRNHHVMTATLFVLYDVILMTLGIFGGSLILSSSDLLFTLLTWGGIAFLFSYGLMSFKAAYQGNTPNAVLSKEHKSAKIVILTSLIVTFLNPHAYIDTVMVIGSVGGQYSGDAKLYFLLGTILASMVWFSCLAFGAAKFSTQLSQPKVKRVIDSVIGIIMWAIAWSLFITWLNK, from the coding sequence ATGAGCTTATTAGTGATGACTAAAGGATTTACCTTGGCCCTTAGCATGATCATTCCTATTGGTAGCCAAAACTCCTTATTGCTAAATCAAGGTATTAACAGAAACCATCATGTCATGACCGCGACATTATTTGTACTTTATGATGTTATTTTAATGACGCTAGGCATTTTTGGCGGTAGTTTAATTTTATCCAGTAGCGACTTGTTATTTACCTTGCTAACTTGGGGCGGCATTGCGTTTTTGTTCAGTTACGGCTTAATGTCTTTTAAAGCTGCATACCAAGGCAACACACCTAATGCGGTATTAAGTAAAGAGCATAAATCAGCCAAAATTGTCATATTAACTAGCCTGATTGTGACATTTCTAAATCCGCACGCTTATATAGATACAGTCATGGTCATAGGTAGTGTTGGCGGACAATACAGCGGTGATGCCAAGCTATATTTTTTACTGGGCACTATTTTGGCTTCTATGGTGTGGTTTAGTTGTTTAGCCTTTGGTGCTGCTAAATTTTCAACACAACTATCTCAACCTAAAGTAAAACGCGTAATAGACAGTGTTATTGGTATCATTATGTGGGCTATTGCTTGGTCACTATTTATTACTTGGTTAAATAAATAA
- a CDS encoding LysR family transcriptional regulator ArgP, which translates to MFDYKLLAALNAIIENQSFELAAQKLFISQSAISQRIKALEEAMGQPILIRSQPIQATKAGEQLLSHFKKVQQLESELLPHLLPDKPASPLKIALAVNADSLATWFIKAITPAVENELIELNLIIEHEQRTLDKLRSGEAIGAVSTEAKPLKGYRSFKLGKMEYYLVSSPGFKEKYFSGGVTAQTLKMAPAISYDHKDDMHTKYIAQHFDLAANEYYCHTVKSSEAFVGLAKAGAAYCLLPSLQIIDELNSGELVNLCPDKILTRRLYWHSWVLVKGVNKALSQQVIRAGQALLS; encoded by the coding sequence GTGTTTGATTACAAACTGTTAGCAGCATTAAATGCCATTATTGAGAATCAAAGCTTTGAGCTGGCGGCACAGAAGCTGTTTATTAGTCAGTCAGCGATTTCTCAGAGAATTAAAGCGCTAGAAGAAGCTATGGGGCAGCCAATTTTAATTCGCAGTCAGCCAATTCAGGCTACCAAGGCGGGTGAGCAATTATTGAGTCATTTTAAAAAAGTACAACAACTAGAAAGTGAGTTGTTGCCACATTTATTGCCTGATAAACCTGCAAGCCCATTGAAAATAGCCTTAGCGGTCAATGCCGATAGTTTAGCTACATGGTTTATTAAAGCGATTACCCCGGCAGTGGAAAATGAATTAATTGAATTGAATTTAATTATTGAGCATGAACAGAGAACCTTAGATAAGCTGCGCTCAGGGGAAGCCATAGGAGCAGTAAGCACTGAGGCTAAACCACTTAAGGGCTATCGGTCATTTAAGCTTGGCAAGATGGAATATTACTTAGTTTCATCGCCAGGCTTTAAAGAGAAATATTTCTCTGGGGGAGTGACTGCACAGACGCTGAAAATGGCACCAGCCATTAGCTATGATCATAAAGATGATATGCACACTAAGTATATTGCCCAGCATTTTGATTTAGCAGCGAACGAGTATTATTGTCACACGGTGAAATCATCAGAAGCCTTTGTTGGTTTGGCAAAAGCAGGCGCCGCTTATTGCTTATTGCCTAGCTTACAAATTATCGATGAACTTAATTCTGGTGAGTTAGTGAATCTATGCCCAGATAAAATACTGACCAGACGTTTATATTGGCATAGTTGGGTGTTAGTCAAAGGGGTGAATAAAGCGCTATCACAGCAAGTTATTCGCGCTGGGCAAGCATTGCTGTCTTAG
- a CDS encoding DUF6351 family protein yields MRFNKLTLLLATAFIALAYLIYPADDPYKHRQVNRIASAENNFTLPIEPHISQVTRPKETFSFPIKLGEVGPSNSLYSGPKQYPFYCMTIDSKLGQPLVDNLQGFGVPVYEDINKQSKIIGHSKDCLVKSQLHFFYLDKADRLVKLKPEQFNSISQLAQAKQPLQLFRAEQGSINRFIYTIAMAITPEELGTRVESSLWNKRLIYQFNGGSGIGFRQGRQKAVKIISNRLAQIQAGYAVISSSGNRTSYTYNMLLAEDTARRVKLNFVSLFGEPLYTVGIGGSGGGLAQYLIAQNSQGILDGLIPQYSYPDMLSQTIYALDCDLLNNYFTFRDKGNSRWQQWDQRKLLEGMNTLHDFPQRIAFLQPVAQLMAGMVPSFPQGNSECINGYFGLSTFIHNPRQGFLRSFFSEDVVEQTNWNYWEDMAWLFKRDQHGLVQSTWDNEGVQYGLRALKQKQITLTEFVHINRYIGGWKEQHQMQPESIVMPFGRKLPLWLSLWGSDNITEYDEVLAHAPRHSASLAAIEAAYRGGQVFIGQLDLPIIDVRHYLEEKLDMHHMSASFSARLRLLEANGHYENQVIWVAKRDYDPSVQAFALMDKWLQKRKENPALTASQARPEQLQDACFDEQGKVIAKGRGVWHGKWNNEREGSCAQHYAIFSNSRIQAEGPWQGSIFKCQTIPVEQAIKQGVYGDIDISSQLAQLKEIFANGVCDYSKMDAGRPSDI; encoded by the coding sequence ATGCGTTTTAATAAGTTAACCCTGTTATTAGCTACAGCGTTTATCGCCCTTGCTTATCTCATTTACCCTGCTGATGACCCATACAAGCACCGACAGGTAAATCGTATCGCCTCGGCAGAAAATAACTTTACTTTGCCTATTGAACCACATATTAGCCAAGTGACTAGGCCAAAAGAAACCTTTTCCTTTCCAATTAAGCTTGGCGAAGTCGGCCCAAGTAACTCACTGTATTCTGGCCCTAAGCAATATCCTTTTTATTGTATGACCATAGACTCTAAATTAGGGCAACCGCTTGTTGATAATTTGCAGGGGTTTGGCGTGCCAGTATACGAGGATATTAATAAGCAAAGTAAAATTATTGGTCATTCAAAAGATTGCCTAGTAAAAAGCCAATTGCATTTTTTCTATCTGGATAAAGCCGATCGCCTTGTTAAGCTCAAGCCTGAGCAATTTAATTCTATTTCGCAGCTTGCTCAAGCTAAGCAGCCATTACAATTGTTTCGCGCTGAGCAAGGTAGTATTAATCGCTTTATTTACACCATAGCTATGGCAATAACGCCAGAAGAATTAGGCACTAGAGTAGAAAGCAGCCTATGGAATAAGCGCTTAATTTATCAATTTAATGGTGGCTCAGGTATTGGTTTTCGCCAAGGTCGACAAAAAGCCGTCAAAATTATTAGTAATCGCTTAGCGCAAATTCAGGCAGGTTATGCGGTCATCAGCTCAAGTGGTAATCGTACTAGCTATACCTATAACATGCTATTGGCAGAAGATACTGCCAGACGAGTAAAACTTAACTTTGTTAGCTTGTTTGGCGAGCCTTTATACACTGTAGGAATTGGCGGCTCAGGTGGTGGTTTGGCGCAATATCTAATTGCGCAAAATAGCCAAGGTATTCTCGATGGCTTAATTCCACAATATTCTTATCCAGATATGCTTAGCCAAACCATTTATGCCTTAGATTGCGATTTATTAAACAACTATTTTACCTTTCGAGATAAAGGCAACAGTCGCTGGCAGCAGTGGGATCAACGTAAGTTATTAGAAGGTATGAATACTTTGCATGACTTTCCCCAAAGGATAGCTTTTTTACAGCCGGTAGCACAATTAATGGCGGGTATGGTACCAAGTTTCCCTCAAGGAAATAGTGAGTGCATCAATGGTTATTTTGGTTTGTCGACTTTTATTCATAACCCGAGGCAAGGCTTTTTACGTAGCTTTTTCAGTGAAGATGTTGTTGAGCAAACCAACTGGAACTATTGGGAAGATATGGCTTGGTTATTTAAACGTGATCAACATGGTTTAGTGCAAAGTACTTGGGATAATGAAGGGGTGCAATATGGCCTTAGGGCACTTAAACAAAAACAAATAACCTTAACAGAATTTGTTCATATCAATCGATATATCGGTGGCTGGAAAGAGCAACATCAAATGCAGCCTGAAAGTATCGTAATGCCTTTTGGTCGTAAGTTACCGCTTTGGTTATCTCTGTGGGGCAGTGACAATATTACCGAATATGATGAAGTATTAGCACATGCGCCAAGACATAGCGCCTCTCTTGCGGCAATTGAGGCAGCTTATCGGGGCGGACAAGTGTTTATCGGCCAGCTTGATTTACCCATTATTGATGTTCGTCATTATTTAGAAGAGAAATTAGATATGCATCATATGTCGGCATCATTTAGCGCTCGGCTTAGACTATTAGAGGCCAATGGTCATTACGAGAATCAAGTGATTTGGGTAGCAAAACGAGATTATGATCCCAGCGTACAAGCTTTCGCTTTAATGGATAAATGGCTACAAAAACGTAAAGAAAACCCAGCCTTGACGGCTAGTCAGGCTCGGCCTGAGCAATTACAAGACGCCTGTTTTGATGAGCAAGGCAAAGTGATTGCTAAAGGTCGCGGGGTTTGGCACGGCAAGTGGAATAATGAACGCGAAGGCAGTTGTGCGCAACATTATGCTATTTTTTCAAATAGTCGCATTCAGGCGGAAGGGCCGTGGCAGGGCAGTATCTTTAAATGCCAAACCATACCTGTTGAGCAGGCAATAAAACAAGGGGTTTATGGTGATATTGATATTTCTAGTCAGCTAGCACAATTAAAGGAGATTTTTGCTAATGGCGTATGTGATTACAGTAAAATGGATGCTGGCAGGCCAAGCGATATTTAA
- the msrA gene encoding peptide-methionine (S)-S-oxide reductase MsrA: protein MTEKSNKTNIQQATLAGGCFWCIEAAYNSLQGIEQAVSGYMGGDSAAPTYKEVCAGDTGHAEVVRLTFDADIISYREILEIFFTLHDPTQLNRQGNDIGTQYRSEIFFENDEQQVIANEIIAELSQSGAFEQDIVTKVTPVSEFYCGEDYHQEYFNNNPENQYCQAVVSPKLAKFRKTFVSKLKGE from the coding sequence ATGACAGAAAAATCTAATAAGACGAATATTCAACAGGCAACTTTAGCTGGTGGCTGTTTTTGGTGTATAGAGGCGGCATATAACAGCTTGCAAGGTATAGAGCAGGCAGTGTCGGGTTATATGGGTGGTGACAGTGCTGCACCAACATATAAAGAAGTTTGCGCTGGCGATACAGGCCATGCTGAAGTGGTGCGTTTAACCTTTGATGCCGATATCATTAGTTACCGAGAGATTTTAGAGATCTTTTTTACCTTACATGATCCGACTCAGCTTAATCGTCAAGGTAATGATATTGGCACTCAATATCGTTCAGAAATTTTCTTTGAGAATGATGAGCAGCAAGTTATTGCTAATGAAATTATTGCTGAGCTAAGTCAATCGGGTGCCTTTGAGCAGGATATTGTGACTAAGGTGACGCCAGTAAGTGAATTTTATTGTGGTGAAGACTATCACCAAGAGTACTTTAACAACAACCCTGAGAACCAATACTGCCAGGCGGTGGTTTCGCCTAAACTGGCTAAGTTTCGTAAGACTTTTGTTAGTAAATTAAAGGGTGAGTAG
- a CDS encoding DUF3313 family protein has product MKNISKLHTGIILLTTLLFAGCSSTYQGNAPQETAEGLDLKHESRSTLAYQKPGVNFAEYDKVQIAPSTVAFKKNWKRDYNRGAASLSSKIRDKDIIRIKESVAGLLDEVFLEEFSRDNNYPIVKQASEGTLLIRPAIINLDVNAPDISSATPRKTLTNDSGSATLYLELYDAVSGEILARIIDSQVAGDRGYYQWSNRVTNRADAKRIIRSWAQTLRSKFDETHQSNKK; this is encoded by the coding sequence ATGAAAAATATATCAAAACTGCATACTGGCATTATTTTACTAACTACGCTGCTTTTTGCTGGTTGTAGCAGCACCTATCAAGGTAATGCGCCACAGGAAACAGCTGAAGGTTTAGATTTAAAACACGAAAGTCGCTCAACCTTAGCCTATCAAAAGCCCGGTGTTAACTTTGCTGAATACGACAAGGTACAAATTGCACCAAGTACTGTTGCTTTTAAGAAAAACTGGAAACGAGACTACAATCGCGGTGCTGCATCACTCTCCTCAAAGATACGTGATAAAGATATAATCCGTATTAAGGAATCTGTTGCTGGATTATTAGATGAAGTCTTTTTAGAAGAATTCTCTCGCGACAATAACTATCCGATTGTTAAGCAAGCCAGTGAAGGCACCTTACTTATCAGACCCGCTATTATTAATCTGGATGTAAATGCGCCTGATATCTCATCTGCAACCCCCAGGAAAACATTAACCAATGATTCAGGCTCCGCAACCCTATATTTAGAGCTATACGATGCGGTAAGCGGTGAAATTCTTGCCCGAATTATTGATTCACAAGTTGCTGGTGATCGCGGTTATTACCAATGGTCAAATCGCGTAACCAATCGCGCCGATGCCAAACGCATTATTCGCTCATGGGCGCAAACCTTAAGAAGCAAGTTTGATGAAACCCACCAAAGCAACAAAAAATAG